The Pyrobaculum sp. 3827-6 genome has a segment encoding these proteins:
- a CDS encoding BMP family protein — translation MNTKLLAVIAAVVVLAVVGALVALQAPPPQQQTSPAPTQTTPPTTTTKQAPKGAIYVIYDIGGRGDLSFNDMAYLGASRAAETFGLGLKEVQSRTQDDYVPNLRAAAKSGDATIIVAVGFLMTDAVKSVSNEFPDAKFAIIDGYIPDRPNVMSVLYRENEGSALVGALAALTAYYYNCSKVGIVLGMEIPVLWKFEIGYAYGVRWAERYIKQKFGKDAKFDILYIYTGSFNDPAKGKQAAEVMLAQGVCVIYQAAGATGLGVFEAVAEAGKRAGRSMGPPFAIGVDADQDYLKPGFILASMMKRVDVGVYTAAKMAVEGKFKGGVLELGLKEGGISVSTLDDLNQFIQIGVRAGAVKQADADRIIAAVREMRSKIPTWVWEAVDQLKQDIINGKVAVPLPTTQDQVAQLRKELGLGAVS, via the coding sequence ATGAACACCAAACTTTTGGCAGTAATAGCGGCAGTGGTGGTGTTGGCGGTGGTCGGGGCTTTGGTGGCGCTCCAAGCTCCGCCGCCCCAGCAGCAAACCTCCCCAGCGCCTACACAAACTACACCCCCCACTACAACGACTAAGCAAGCGCCCAAGGGTGCTATATATGTTATATACGATATAGGCGGAAGGGGGGACCTCTCTTTTAACGACATGGCCTACCTCGGGGCGTCCAGAGCCGCTGAGACTTTTGGGCTTGGCTTGAAGGAGGTGCAGAGCAGAACTCAAGACGACTACGTGCCTAATCTACGCGCAGCCGCCAAATCCGGCGATGCCACTATAATCGTCGCCGTGGGCTTCTTGATGACTGACGCGGTGAAGTCGGTGTCCAATGAGTTCCCCGACGCCAAATTTGCAATAATCGACGGCTACATACCGGACAGGCCCAACGTCATGTCTGTCTTGTACAGAGAAAACGAGGGCTCCGCCCTAGTGGGGGCCTTGGCAGCCCTCACTGCTTACTACTACAACTGTAGCAAGGTGGGTATTGTGCTGGGTATGGAGATACCGGTCCTCTGGAAGTTTGAAATCGGCTACGCCTACGGCGTTAGGTGGGCGGAGCGCTACATTAAGCAGAAGTTTGGAAAAGACGCCAAGTTCGACATCCTCTACATATACACCGGCTCCTTCAACGACCCAGCTAAGGGCAAGCAGGCCGCCGAGGTGATGCTGGCCCAAGGCGTCTGCGTGATTTACCAAGCCGCCGGCGCCACGGGGCTAGGCGTCTTTGAGGCGGTGGCCGAGGCTGGCAAGAGGGCTGGGAGGTCGATGGGGCCGCCGTTCGCCATCGGCGTCGACGCGGATCAGGACTACCTGAAGCCCGGCTTTATACTGGCGTCGATGATGAAGCGCGTCGACGTGGGCGTCTACACAGCGGCGAAGATGGCCGTCGAGGGTAAGTTCAAAGGCGGCGTGTTGGAGCTGGGGCTTAAGGAGGGCGGCATCTCGGTGAGCACGCTCGACGACCTTAACCAGTTTATACAGATAGGCGTGAGGGCCGGGGCTGTCAAGCAGGCGGACGCCGATAGGATTATCGCCGCTGTGAGGGAGATGAGGTCTAAGATACCTACGTGGGTTTGGGAAGCTGTGGATCAGCTAAAGCAAGACATCATCAACGGCAAGGTCGCCGTGCCGCTTCCCACGACGCAGGACCAGGTGGCTCAGCTCAGGAAGGAGCTCGGCCTAGGCGCCGTCAGCTGA
- a CDS encoding transcriptional regulator, which produces METVRERLIKALIESREPLTVNQLQILVNTELKPSELYDELEHVKKTLKRLGYRLEVVPAVCRNCGYEFRDRERLKKPGRCPRCKSERIEPPRFYVEPL; this is translated from the coding sequence ATGGAGACGGTCAGGGAGAGGCTGATCAAGGCCCTCATCGAGAGCAGAGAGCCGCTGACAGTAAACCAGCTACAGATCCTAGTCAACACAGAGCTGAAGCCCAGCGAGCTCTACGACGAGCTCGAGCACGTCAAAAAGACGCTAAAGAGGTTGGGGTACCGGCTGGAGGTGGTGCCGGCGGTCTGCAGAAACTGCGGATACGAATTTAGAGACAGGGAGAGGCTCAAGAAGCCGGGCCGGTGCCCCCGTTGCAAAAGCGAGAGGATAGAGCCCCCCAGGTTCTACGTCGAACCCCTATAG
- a CDS encoding Rab family GTPase — MARHIVVLLGVGGVGKTTFAYRLMGLSIRPTVTLRPGIYRIYVADKEINLIDVPGQYVFEVVQNFARMWSFYVDKAVYMYDVLDYYTLKSLVEIHSGLLDRGIKPFKRLAIVGNKMDLAREFGVQVEADEIAGSLGAQEIYYISALRDDPRQLLKIIL; from the coding sequence GTGGCTCGTCACATAGTTGTGTTGCTTGGGGTGGGTGGGGTGGGGAAGACGACGTTTGCGTATAGGCTGATGGGGCTGTCTATTAGGCCTACGGTGACGCTTAGACCTGGGATTTACAGAATCTACGTCGCCGACAAGGAGATTAACCTTATAGACGTGCCGGGGCAGTACGTCTTTGAGGTGGTTCAAAACTTTGCCCGTATGTGGAGCTTCTACGTGGACAAGGCGGTGTACATGTACGACGTGTTGGATTACTACACCCTCAAGTCTCTGGTGGAGATCCACAGCGGCCTGCTGGATAGGGGGATTAAGCCGTTTAAGAGGCTGGCCATTGTTGGAAACAAGATGGATCTCGCCCGCGAGTTTGGGGTCCAGGTGGAGGCTGACGAGATCGCGGGATCGCTTGGGGCCCAGGAGATTTACTACATATCGGCGCTGAGGGACGACCCGAGGCAGTTGCTGAAGATTATTCTATAG
- a CDS encoding penicillin acylase family protein, which yields MKWVGAAVIVLVFLVVFLMPPSLLRFTDPFQGPLKAVARPAPPAPLENYALVIKAADEREAFYKLGYAHAYYRFFQMDVMRRVAEGRLSELVGGAALDTDIYFRTRGLYISAEKTWEYIKRNYPQYAALVEEYVRGVNDYLAANPPIVEYLILGKRPEPWRPVDTFAVNKLVAWSLSGGEDDLQLKVLVDALGPQFLDIALARELNTPILPRKATFSPAIELGSNNWIISPNLTATGRPILANDPHLSLTAPPTWIFQRVETPDYTVMGVAFPGTPVVVIGTNGYVAWGFTNTGVDVIDYYYYVWNGTKYLYKGAWVEADKRVERFRICDLDNKCVEKTVEVLETVHGPVIEFRGQRYAMRWLGNNVTLEALALYYMDRARNLTEFLNGLRYFVTPSQNTVYADRYGVVAYFASGYYPIREGGYLPFNGSRGEGEWTRYVWLPSVLNYVNPPYLATANNKVADANIYLQWRWADRYRHDRITELIAQKLVRGKITVEDVMDIQRDVVDISCRDVKQLLELYGGDSGRRLLDELSRWSCEMSPGSTTASRYAAFLYNLQKLAWERFNISTTFVPFEVTMASIKKGLIDRSVVEKAAEEALKVDAPWGSVHKYAISHLLGSAFPGLNYRRVEAPGDWFTVNVAPGFNVAHGPSVRFIVAFGSGVYMVLPGGPDGDPLSPLYDAMYMPWVRGEYVKVG from the coding sequence ATGAAGTGGGTAGGGGCGGCGGTTATTGTCTTGGTTTTTCTTGTTGTTTTTCTTATGCCTCCCTCACTGCTGAGGTTTACAGATCCTTTTCAAGGCCCTCTCAAGGCTGTGGCGCGTCCGGCGCCGCCGGCGCCTCTTGAGAACTACGCCTTGGTGATTAAAGCCGCCGACGAGAGGGAGGCCTTCTACAAGCTGGGCTACGCCCACGCCTACTACCGCTTCTTCCAGATGGACGTCATGAGGAGGGTGGCGGAGGGCCGGCTGTCGGAGCTGGTGGGTGGGGCGGCTCTTGACACCGATATCTATTTCAGAACGAGGGGGTTGTATATATCTGCTGAGAAGACGTGGGAGTACATTAAGCGGAACTACCCTCAATACGCCGCGCTTGTGGAGGAGTACGTCAGGGGGGTTAACGACTACCTAGCCGCGAATCCTCCGATTGTCGAGTACTTAATCCTGGGGAAGAGGCCCGAGCCGTGGAGGCCTGTTGATACCTTCGCAGTGAATAAGCTCGTTGCGTGGTCTCTAAGCGGCGGCGAGGACGATCTACAGCTTAAAGTTCTGGTCGACGCCTTGGGGCCCCAGTTTTTGGATATAGCCCTCGCCAGGGAGTTGAACACGCCTATTCTGCCTCGCAAGGCGACGTTTTCCCCGGCTATTGAGCTGGGTAGCAACAATTGGATCATCTCGCCTAACTTAACCGCCACGGGCAGGCCGATATTGGCTAACGATCCCCACCTCTCGCTCACAGCCCCGCCTACATGGATTTTTCAACGGGTCGAGACGCCTGACTACACGGTGATGGGTGTCGCCTTCCCCGGAACGCCGGTTGTGGTGATTGGGACTAATGGCTACGTGGCGTGGGGCTTCACCAACACAGGAGTGGACGTGATTGACTACTACTACTACGTGTGGAACGGCACCAAGTACCTCTACAAGGGCGCGTGGGTGGAGGCCGACAAACGTGTGGAGAGGTTCAGGATATGCGACCTCGATAATAAATGTGTCGAGAAGACTGTCGAGGTTCTGGAGACTGTGCACGGCCCCGTGATTGAGTTTAGGGGGCAGAGGTACGCCATGCGCTGGCTTGGCAACAACGTGACTCTCGAGGCCCTTGCGCTTTACTACATGGATAGGGCTAGGAACCTCACCGAGTTTCTAAACGGGCTTAGGTACTTCGTAACGCCAAGCCAAAACACAGTATACGCAGATAGATACGGCGTGGTTGCGTACTTCGCCAGCGGCTACTACCCCATTAGAGAAGGCGGCTACCTGCCCTTCAACGGGTCGAGGGGCGAGGGGGAGTGGACGAGGTATGTCTGGCTCCCCTCGGTCCTCAACTACGTAAACCCGCCCTACCTAGCCACTGCAAATAACAAGGTGGCAGACGCCAATATCTACCTACAGTGGAGGTGGGCAGACCGCTATAGACACGACAGGATTACGGAACTCATCGCCCAGAAGCTGGTCCGCGGCAAGATTACTGTGGAAGACGTGATGGACATACAGCGGGATGTTGTAGATATCTCGTGTAGAGATGTGAAGCAGTTGCTTGAGCTCTACGGAGGGGACAGCGGGAGGAGGCTTCTAGACGAGTTGAGTAGGTGGAGTTGCGAGATGTCTCCAGGTTCCACAACGGCGTCTAGATACGCCGCGTTTCTATACAACCTGCAGAAACTCGCGTGGGAGAGGTTTAACATATCCACCACCTTTGTGCCTTTTGAGGTGACCATGGCCTCCATCAAGAAGGGGCTTATTGACAGATCGGTTGTGGAGAAGGCGGCGGAGGAGGCGTTGAAGGTAGATGCCCCCTGGGGCTCGGTGCACAAGTACGCCATCTCCCATCTGCTGGGCTCCGCCTTTCCGGGGCTTAACTACAGGAGGGTGGAGGCGCCTGGCGACTGGTTCACGGTTAACGTGGCGCCTGGGTTCAACGTGGCTCACGGCCCAAGTGTTAGGTTTATAGTGGCTTTTGGCTCGGGGGTGTATATGGTGTTGCCGGGGGGTCCGGACGGGGATCCCCTAAGCCCGCTTTACGACGCGATGTACATGCCGTGGGTTAGGGGGGAGTATGTCAAGGTGGGTTAG
- a CDS encoding mechanosensitive ion channel family protein — MNPVGALAVWIVLFVVVMAAVQFAFSYAAGIYPPVKDYKPYVDILLSLFFGWQIVKAFADIIALPVAKKQGETAAKAVSNLIKLIGIGALVAAIAGAVSGGPAAAALGGFIGLVIGFATQQVLGQAVAGTFLLLARPFKIGDKIVGAGQEGVVEDINAMFTVIRDAEGNKILVPNNKLVGDILKIKKS, encoded by the coding sequence ATGAACCCAGTAGGAGCGCTGGCGGTGTGGATAGTACTGTTCGTAGTAGTAATGGCAGCAGTGCAGTTCGCCTTTAGCTACGCCGCCGGGATCTACCCACCAGTGAAGGACTACAAGCCCTACGTCGACATACTACTCTCCCTCTTCTTCGGCTGGCAGATTGTAAAAGCCTTCGCAGACATAATCGCCCTCCCAGTCGCCAAGAAGCAGGGGGAGACCGCCGCCAAGGCCGTCTCCAACCTCATAAAGCTTATCGGCATCGGCGCCCTGGTCGCCGCAATAGCCGGCGCCGTCTCCGGCGGGCCGGCGGCGGCGGCCCTCGGAGGCTTCATAGGCCTAGTCATCGGCTTCGCCACCCAGCAGGTTCTAGGCCAGGCTGTGGCGGGCACCTTCCTCCTACTCGCCAGGCCCTTTAAGATAGGCGATAAGATAGTCGGCGCGGGCCAGGAAGGCGTAGTCGAGGACATAAACGCCATGTTTACAGTCATCAGAGACGCCGAGGGCAACAAGATACTAGTCCCCAACAACAAGCTAGTCGGCGACATACTAAAGATAAAGAAGTCGTAA
- a CDS encoding 50S ribosomal protein L40e translates to MPITLDPEKLAIVMKHRFQYKICRECGARNPPDAEKCRRCRSRNLRPKKFKKK, encoded by the coding sequence ATGCCCATTACCCTAGATCCCGAGAAGCTCGCCATAGTGATGAAGCACCGCTTCCAGTACAAAATCTGTAGAGAGTGCGGGGCGAGGAACCCACCCGACGCGGAGAAGTGCCGCCGTTGCCGCTCCCGCAACCTGCGGCCAAAGAAGTTTAAGAAGAAGTAG